A region from the Nitrospirota bacterium genome encodes:
- a CDS encoding 50S ribosomal protein L9, with product MKVILKEEVKQLGDMGQVVNVSNGYARNYLIPRGLAVEANEKNIKSLEHEKKVIQEKLRKIRNSAQELSNKIANMSIIIKAKSGEEGKLFGSVTSMDIAEQLKNEGFEIDKKKILLEEPIKRLGKYTVTIKLHSDILSQLNIEVLPE from the coding sequence ATGAAGGTCATACTTAAAGAAGAAGTTAAGCAATTAGGTGACATGGGTCAAGTTGTTAATGTGTCAAATGGATATGCAAGGAATTATCTTATACCCAGAGGACTTGCTGTCGAAGCAAACGAAAAAAATATTAAATCATTGGAACATGAGAAAAAAGTAATACAGGAGAAACTCAGAAAAATAAGAAATTCCGCACAGGAACTATCAAACAAAATAGCAAATATGTCTATCATAATTAAGGCAAAGTCTGGTGAAGAAGGAAAACTATTTGGTTCAGTCACTTCTATGGATATTGCTGAACAACTGAAGAATGAAGGGTTTGAAATTGATAAGAAGAAAATTCTTCTTGAAGAGCCAATTAAAAGGCTTGGTAAATATACTGTGACTATAAAATTACATTCGGATATATTATCACAACTTAATATCGAAGTTTTACCAGAGTAA